CGTCCTGCCGGCGGCCCAGCCGGTTTATCCGGCCGCGGCGCAGCTGGTCGCAGTCGAGAAAGCCGCCGAGCTGAAAGAGGAAAAGAACCTGCTGGAGGTGCGTTCTCCGATGGTCGGCACGTTCTACCGTTCCCCGCGCCCGGGCGCAAACACCTATGTGAACGTGGGCGACCGGGTGGAGGTGGGCCAGACCCTCTGCATCCTCGAAGCGATGAAGATTATGAACGAGCTGGAGAGCGAGGTGGCCGGGGTCGTTCGTGAAATCTGCGTGGAAAACGGCCAGCCCGTCGAGTTCGGCCAGCGCCTGTTCCTGGTCGATCCGGCGGGGAGATGAGCCGATGTTCAAAAAGGTCCTGATCGCCAACCGCGGCGAGATCGCCCTGCGGATCATCCGCGCCTGCAAGGAGCTGGAGATCCAGACCGTGGCGGTCTACAGCGAGGCCGACCGCGACAGCCTGCACGTGCGCTTTGCTGATGAGGAGGTCTGCATCGGGCGCAACCGCGCCTCGGACAGCTACCTTAACATGCGCAGCATCCTGGCCGCGGCCGAGATCACCAACGCGGACGCGATCCATCCGGGCTACGGTTTTCTGGCCGAGAACGCCGAGTTCGCGGAAATCTGCCTGCGCAGCCAGTTCGCCTTCATCGGCCCCACACCGGACAACATCCGCCAGATGGGGGATAAGGCCACCGCCCGCTCGATCATGATCCGCAACAAGGTGCCGGTGGTCCCGGGCAGCCAGAGCGTGCTGCGCGACGAGAAAGAGGCTCTGCGCGAGGCCCGCTCCATCGGCTACCCGGTGATCCTCAAGGCCACGGCCGGCGGCGGCGGCAAGGGCATGCGCGTGGTGCGCTCCGAAAGCGAGCTGGTCAACAGCTTCGAGATCGCCCAGGCCGAGGCCAAGAGCGCGTTCGGCAACCCCGACATGTACGTGGAGAAATACCTCGAACACCCGCGCCATGTCGAAATCCAGATCATGGCCGACCAGCACGGCAACGTGGTGCACCTGGGCGAGCGCGACTGCTCGATCCAGCGCCGCCATCAGAAGCTGATCGAGGAGTCGCCCTGTCCGGTGATGACCCCCGATCTGCGCGAGAAA
Above is a window of bacterium DNA encoding:
- the accB gene encoding acetyl-CoA carboxylase biotin carboxyl carrier protein, with translation MDVRYLKKLIQLVETSGISELEIEDGGTKVRIGKGQVAGVPYQAVLPAAQPVYPAAAQLVAVEKAAELKEEKNLLEVRSPMVGTFYRSPRPGANTYVNVGDRVEVGQTLCILEAMKIMNELESEVAGVVREICVENGQPVEFGQRLFLVDPAGR
- the accC gene encoding acetyl-CoA carboxylase biotin carboxylase subunit, translated to MFKKVLIANRGEIALRIIRACKELEIQTVAVYSEADRDSLHVRFADEEVCIGRNRASDSYLNMRSILAAAEITNADAIHPGYGFLAENAEFAEICLRSQFAFIGPTPDNIRQMGDKATARSIMIRNKVPVVPGSQSVLRDEKEALREARSIGYPVILKATAGGGGKGMRVVRSESELVNSFEIAQAEAKSAFGNPDMYVEKYLEHPRHVEIQIMADQHGNVVHLGERDCSIQRRHQKLIEESPCPVMTPDLREKMGHTAVLAAQSIGYVGAGTVEFLLDRERNFYFMEMNTRIQVEHPVTEMVTGLDLVKEQIAVAAGAKLSFREKDIRLQGHAIECRINAEDPSRNFMPFPGQITTYHPPGGPGVRVDTHIYQSYTVPPYYDSLLAKLIVHGRTREEAIQRLRRSLGEFIIIGVPTTIPFHQEIVRDKRFLSGDFDVQFLEHRALKQDEDHA